DNA from Triticum urartu cultivar G1812 unplaced genomic scaffold, Tu2.1 TuUngrouped_contig_2548, whole genome shotgun sequence:
CACTGGATGGTTCAATAAGTTGCGGCCAACTGGATATATAGGACTCTGGCAAACTAAAACACATGTGGACATTTGCAATGATGAGATCAGGCATGGTTACTCGCTGGCTTGACAACGGTGACAGGGCAGGCGGCATTGTTCACGACGTAATCGCTGACGCTGCCCAAGAGCACCCTGCAGTTCAGAGATACAAAAGATCAGCACTCTATTATGATGAAACAAACACACAATGTGGCTTAAGAACAGCTTGGAGGTCGTTTGGCCGGTGGTCGCAACCTCTTGAGCTTGCCAAGGCCCCTGCTCCCAATGACCAGGGAGCTGATGGGCATGTCATGGATGGCTTGGCACAGCTTCTCGCGGGGATCTCCAAACAGGACTTTTGAAACCACGGAGACCTGTTGACAAATGAAAACGCGGAATTTTATTACAGGAAATGTGTCGAGGAGATCATGTATGATGATACATTATGGTCTGGAGTGGTCACCTCCTTCTGCTTAGCTATAGTGTTGAGCATGTCCAGCGTTTCAGCATCAGGCTTCACCCCATATTTCTTTGCAGTTGAAGGGTGAGAGAACTCCGAGAGGGGGATCAAAGCTGAAATGGAAGAAAGAAATGAGTACAGTGAGCACTGAGCAGTAGGCCACAGTTGTAAAACACGTTGATACAAGGTGTGAGCACACTAGGATCTTTCAC
Protein-coding regions in this window:
- the LOC125527000 gene encoding universal stress protein PHOS34-like: MAADGERWVGLAVDFSEGSRAALQWAADNLLRSGDNLLLLHVLKDPDYEQGETLLWEASGSPLIPLSEFSHPSTAKKYGVKPDAETLDMLNTIAKQKEVSVVSKVLFGDPREKLCQAIHDMPISSLVIGSRGLGKLKRVLLGSVSDYVVNNAACPVTVVKPASNHA